The DNA region GTAAATCTTCCGGACGCGTCACTTTAATATTATCAGCACGTCCTTCAACAAGCGTTGGGTGGAAGCCGCAATACTCCAGCGCAGAGGCTTCGTCCGTAATGGTCGCACCTTCTTTAAGCGCTCGCGTTAAGCAGTCGTGGAGTAGTTCGCGGGGGAAAAACTGGGGCGTCAGCGCGTGCCATAAATCGACGCGATCGACGGTGTGGGCAATAGCCTGTTTGCCCGGCTCGGCACGCTTCATGGTGTCGCGCACCGGCGCGGCTAGAATCCCGCCAACCTTGCTGGTTTCGCTCAGCGCCAGCAGGCGCGCAAGGTCGTCCTGATGCAGGCACGGACGCGCCGCGTCATGCACCAGTACCCAGGGCGCGTTTCCGGCAGCCTGGATGCCCGCCAAAACGGAATCGGCGCGCTCGGCGCCACCGTCAACGACGGTAATCTGTGGATGATTTGCCAGCGGTAGCTGCGCGAACCGCGCATCGCCAGGGCTGATAGCGATGATCACACGCGTCACCCGTGGGTGCGCCAACAGCGCGGCCACGGCGTGCTCGAGGATCGTTTTATCGCCAATAGAGAGGTATTGCTTGGGACATTCTGTCTGCATGCGCCGGCCAAAACCTGCGGCTGGCACCACGGCGCATACGTCCGAAAAAGTTACTGCCATGTCGTAATCCTGGGCCTGATTATCGATTGTTTTGTGCTGAGCCCTGATTGCGTTTAGACGCATCCGGTACCAGACGATAAAAGGTTTCGCCCGGCTTAGTCATACTGAGTTCATTGCGTGCGCGTTCCTCAATCGCCTCTTGCCCGCCATTGAGGTCATCAATTTCAGCAAAGAGTTGATCGTTTCGCGCCTTAAGTTTGGCGTTTGTTGCCTGCTGAGCCGCAACGTCATCGCTCACCCGGCTGTAGTCGTGCAGTCCGTTCTTACCGAACCACAGCGAATATTGCAGCCAGATTAGCAAAGCCAGCAACAGCAGCGTTAGTTTACCCATCCTGCCCCCTGAAAAACGGCATCATCATCCCAAGACTTCCCCAGAGCACTACGCCGGGGTAACAGAGATGCCGCAACATCGCGGGCAAATGTACCACATTTTTTCCGCAGAATCGTCCTGCACAATATCGTTACACAGTTGGTTACGGTTTGAATTATGGCTGA from Enterobacter chengduensis includes:
- the ispD gene encoding 2-C-methyl-D-erythritol 4-phosphate cytidylyltransferase, which gives rise to MAVTFSDVCAVVPAAGFGRRMQTECPKQYLSIGDKTILEHAVAALLAHPRVTRVIIAISPGDARFAQLPLANHPQITVVDGGAERADSVLAGIQAAGNAPWVLVHDAARPCLHQDDLARLLALSETSKVGGILAAPVRDTMKRAEPGKQAIAHTVDRVDLWHALTPQFFPRELLHDCLTRALKEGATITDEASALEYCGFHPTLVEGRADNIKVTRPEDLQLAEFYLTRSTHQEKA
- the ftsB gene encoding cell division protein FtsB; the encoded protein is MGKLTLLLLALLIWLQYSLWFGKNGLHDYSRVSDDVAAQQATNAKLKARNDQLFAEIDDLNGGQEAIEERARNELSMTKPGETFYRLVPDASKRNQGSAQNNR